In a genomic window of Sardina pilchardus chromosome 20, fSarPil1.1, whole genome shotgun sequence:
- the ccdc177 gene encoding coiled-coil domain-containing protein 177, with product MVDPLEPEDPCKTSDPHIATPSAEADVPRIPEENGGSAVPGASKSDSAAPATPSLPEPETGPEENQPAGAESETKLHLDLFNFDSPVAEGSRYVLTSPHSLEACARCGVKPVELLARPLSDFAREAPGRSMRVATGMFEVYEKDRHAKLRQCREERERIIREEKRRILQATLNNNSTADEKPEGTVNGTPSSKSNSLGSSTTPKNSLSNSGMPSTNTPVSSVLTSKTPLSGSGQLDKTIPSSSSSSSKSFTTCSDQSTKLSPKITMSASKGLNPAKPNKPISKAEPTVKASAVSGGKTQQSSTCGVSKKTSGSTPRSANTFPRSTPKPTSLPRTSSLAPVVSKSAAQSPAANGTCGGPFTQHNGHVLSRSKGPGRSHSLESLQRRREAMSNSTTNTTATTTTTTTCGSSESGASSSYSWDSPRDHWGKSSSPRARTLATFNSLMGRSLSLGDLSHSLQTTQKVERIVKEVKRRGLKAVPERDRKIAALMLARYQEEDIMSQTRYVAHLQWDSERRLDELRREREEREKQRAMQQCQRAWQSQVSTRQRRLSQQERDAAATKLRQAEESEERWREQAEQQERTRLQRLQQAAREEKQKKALQEQNLRALEEERSAVVEQEQLLLKEKLTIAELKRQEREHQAQEERRGLNRAERRRHAALIQEIARREEEEREEARRQAEEKLSRSLDNYEQMVERRERELKEKAKREEQQIQKARRAAERKERQQKQQLQARMRETEKRAQQAALVAEERTKEKAQRAGQTRQEKEKLQRLNRQRVEEEERQRRLDLLQSIERKLEKSEQIFKEKRAILESARSVARASFHVRDKVREETNMRTFDKMALEAQFKASLDEKCEK from the coding sequence ATGGTTGATCCTCTGGAACCAGAAGATCCCTGTAAGACCAGCGACCCACACATTGCGACGCCCTCTGCAGAGGCTGATGTTCCCAGAATTCCAGAAGAGAATGGCGGCTCGGCGGTCCCAGGAGCGTCGAAGAGCGACTCAGCGGCCCCAGCCACGCCGTCCCTGCCGGAGCCAGAAACTGGTCCGGAGGAGAATCAGCCGGCGGGCGCAGAGTCGGAGACGAAGCTACACCTGGACCTCTTCAACTTTGACTCACCGGTGGCGGAGGGGAGTCGCTACGTCCTGACGAGCCCTCACTCGCTGGAGGCGTGCGCGCGGTGCGGGGTCAAGCCCGTGGAGCTTCTGGCCCGACCGCTGTCCGACTTCGCCCGCGAGGCACCGGGACGCTCGATGCGCGTGGCCACTGGGATGTTCGAGGTGTACGAAAAGGACCGGCACGCGAAACTTCGGCAGTGCAGGGAGGAACGAGAACGAATcatcagagaggagaagagacgcATCTTGCAGGCCACTctgaacaacaacagcacagcgGACGAGAAACCTGAGGGCACAGTCAATGGCACTCCGTCTTCTAAAAGCAACTCTCTAGGCTCCAGTACAACCCCCAAAAATTCACTTTCGAATTCTGGAATGCCATCCACGAACACCCCAGTCAGTTCAGTACTGACATCCAAAACACCTCTGTCAGGCTCAGGTCAGTTGGATAAAACAATCCCATCCAGTTCAAGCTCGTCCAGTAAATCTTTTACAACATGCTCCGATCAATCCACCAAACTCAGCCCAAAGATCACCATGTCTGCCTCGAAAGGCCTGAACCCTGCTAAGCCAAACAAGCCCATCTCTAAAGCTGAGCCCACTGTAAAAGCAAGTGCTGTGTCTGGTGGAAAAACACAGCAGTCATCTACATGCGGGGTCTCCAAAAAGACCTCTGGTAGCACACCCAGATCTGCAAACACTTTTCCAAGGTCAACTCCCAAACCTACCTCCTTGCCTAGAACGTCCTCTCTGGCGCCAGTCGTCTCAAAGTCCGCAGCACAAAGCCCCGCCGCTAATGGCACGTGCGGCGGCCCCTTCACCCAGCACAATGGCCACGTCCTGTCTCGCTCCAAAGGACCTGGCAGAAGCCACTCCCTGGAGTCCTTGCAGAGAAGACGAGAAGCCATGAGCAACTCCACCACtaacaccaccgccaccaccaccaccaccaccacgtgcGGCTCGTCGGAGTCCGGGGCCTCGTCCTCGTACAGCTGGGACAGCCCGCGGGACCACTGGGGCAAGTCCTCCAGCCCTCGCGCCCGCACGCTCGCCACCTTCAACTCCCTGATGGGCCGCAGCTTGAGCCTGGGAGACCTGAGCCACTCCCTCCAGACCACCCAGAAGGTGGAGCGCATCGTGAAGGAGGTGAAGCGGCGGGGCTTGAAGGCGGTGCCCGAGCGCGACCGCAAGATCGCGGCGCTGATGCTGGCCAGGTACCAGGAGGAGGACATCATGAGCCAGACGCGCTACGTGGCTCACCTGCAGTGGGACAGCGAGCGGCGTCTGGACGAGCTGCGGCGGGAGCGCGAGGAGCGCGAGAAGCAGCGCGCCATGCAGCAGTGCCAGCGGGCGTGGCAGTCCCAGGTGTCCACGCGCCAGCGCCGCCTCAGCCAGCAGGAGCGCGACGCCGCCGCCACCAAGCTGCGGCAGGCGGAGGAGAGCGAGGAGCGCTGGCGCGAGCAGGCCGAGCAGCAGGAGCGCACGCGGCTCCAGAGGCTCCAGCAGGCGGCGCGCGAGGAGAAGCAGAAGAAGGCGCTGCAGGAGCAGAACCTCCGCGCTCTGGAGGAGGAGCGCTCGGCCGTcgtggagcaggagcagctgcTGCTCAAGGAGAAGCTGACCATCGCCGAGCTCAAGCGGCAGGAGCGCGAGCACCAGGCGCAGGAAGAGCGCCGGGGCCTTAACCGCGCCGAACGCCGGCGCCACGCCGCGCTCATCCAGGAGATCGCCCggcgcgaggaggaggagcgcgagGAGGCGCGGCGGCAGGCCGAGGAGAAGCTGAGCCGCTCGCTGGACAACTACGAGCAGATGGTGGAGCGGCGCGAGCGCGAGCTGAAGGAGAAGGCCAAGCGCGAGGAGCAGCAGATCCAGAAGGCGCGGCGCGCCGCCGAGCGCAAGGAgcggcagcagaagcagcagctgcaggcGCGCATGCGCGAGACGGAGAAGCGGGCGCAGCAGGCGGCCCTGGTGGCGGAGGAGCGCACCAAGGAGAAGGCTCAGCGCGCCGGACAGACCCgccaggagaaggagaagctCCAGAGACTCAACCGCCAGcgcgtggaggaggaggagcggcagAGGCGCCTGGACCTACTGCAGTCCATTGAGAGGAAGCTGGAGAAGAGCGAGCAGATCTTCAAGGAGAAGCGCGCCATCCTGGAGAGCGCTCGATCGGTGGCGCGAGCCTCGTTCCACGTGCGGGACAAGGTACGGGAGGAAACCAACATGCGCACATTTGACAAAATGGCCCTGGAGGCTCAGTTCAAAGCCAGTCTGGATGAGAAATGTGAAAAGTGA